A segment of the Cohnella algarum genome:
GCGAGCGCCGGCGCCGCTGATGCGGCGGCGGCACGGACGTCGGGCGGCGCGACTTGGGCGGACTCCGCGGCCGTCGGTTGAACGGAGGCGGCATAGCCTGCGGGCGGCGCGAACAAATCCGGCGCAACGTCCAGCTCGGGCGCGGTCGCGAGTTCGACGAGGCGATCCAGGTCGGCGTTTGCGGCGATCCGCCCGGACAAACGCTCGATCAACGGCTCCAGCTCGCCGCGCTCGATGGCCGGAACCAGCCCGAGATGCCGCTCCGGCATCTCGATTCCTTCCTCCCGCAGCATGTAGCCCAGCACCGGAATGCCGCACTCCTGCTCGACGGCTTCCTTGACGAGCCTGAAATGATGTTCGCTCCCGACCTTGTTCGCGAACACGCCGACGATCCGGCTTCCTTCCTCGCTCATCAGCTGGAAGCCTTTCACGATCGCCGCCGCGCTGCGCGCGACGCTTTGGCAGCCGACCACGAGCAGCACCGGCGCATTGAGCAGCCGGCTGATATGAGCGGCGCTGCCTTCGTTCGAGCGCGGGTCTTTGCCGTCGTACAGCCCCATGACGCCTTCGATGATCGAAATGTCCGCGCCCGCGCTCCCGCGAACGTAAATTTCCTTCACCGCTTCCGGACCGCACATCCAGCTGTCCAGATTTCGGGATTTCCTGCCCGTCACGTATGTATGATAGGTCGGATCGATATAATCGGGCCCGCATTTAAAGCCTTGAACCGTAAGCCCGATGCGGCGCAGCGCCGCCA
Coding sequences within it:
- a CDS encoding cobyrinate a,c-diamide synthase, which gives rise to MPAKRLVVAGTGSSVGKTTVTIGLMAALRRIGLTVQGFKCGPDYIDPTYHTYVTGRKSRNLDSWMCGPEAVKEIYVRGSAGADISIIEGVMGLYDGKDPRSNEGSAAHISRLLNAPVLLVVGCQSVARSAAAIVKGFQLMSEEGSRIVGVFANKVGSEHHFRLVKEAVEQECGIPVLGYMLREEGIEMPERHLGLVPAIERGELEPLIERLSGRIAANADLDRLVELATAPELDVAPDLFAPPAGYAASVQPTAAESAQVAPPDVRAAAASAAPALAIALDSAFHFYYPENLELLERFGARLVYFSPLAGEGVPEEADGLYIGGGFPEEFAAQLAERHAAKESIRARIEGGLPTLAECGGYMFLTESIENTRGERYPMVGVVPGRVRMQPRLAALGYREAAGSQGNFLLAPNERARGHEFHYSVYEAPAERELPYAYETTGMRGTKREGYRLPQLVAGYTHLHFASNPDIARRFVRACGSYRASRERPL